The region TATGTTACGTTGATGCAACTTTTTGGATCTACGATTCAGCTTTCATGTGGGCTTCTCATATGCATGAACAACTCCTTTTCGTCTTCTATTGACTGTTGCTTTACCTCTGTATTACTTTCCTTTTAATGCACCCTTGGCCTTATAGCAAGCTTTAAAAAATTCCTACTCTTTTTCAGTTCCTGCGCGATTAGAACATTATCAAAAGACATTTGCTATGCAAGCCCGCTGCAGCGCGCGGGCAATACATCTAGTGTGTTTGTagacacatacacacacatttgaagaaagaaaaaagttgatATAGGTGGGGAATTTTTAACAGAAACATGGACGAGCAAGAGAGCTCGAAGAAGAGAGAGCCGTTGTCCGCGATGGAAGAGGAGCGGCCTTCCAAGGTGCAGAAAAATGAAGAACTGACCGCACCAGAGGAGATTGACAACAGGGTTATCGAATATCTCTATGGAATGGAGGTAtgcgatgtttttttttccgccATAAATATAATTGTGCGTTTATAGTAATTGAATCATCTGAAATTGTAGGAAGAATTGTTGTTAAAGAAGATGAATTTCGAGCAACGGATGGGCATAGATGATACCCTATCGATCTATAGGGCAAAGATAGTGGATGTTTTGGCTCTTCTTTCATGCCGTCTTGGTCTTGACCAGGATACTCTACACACAGCATTTTCATACTACGATAGATACAACTCTTTGAATCCTGTTGTTGATACAGATAAATTGGAGTTAATTGGTGTTTCCTCACTATACATTGCCGGGTAAGATTAATATGAATTTGCTGATTATCTACTTTAAATGCTTTTGTGATTTGCTACTGCttgatattaatttgatgaacaGAAAATACGAAGAAAGGGCCGGGATGaaacaatctttttattttgtgcaaTTTATGGATTCTCCGATTGCAGACGGACAGGtatttctttgttgtttcttatatatcttgatttttttcttattgattttattttcaattttgatacaCGGTGGTGTGGATCAAATAAATCTCAAGTAGGAGTAGGAAAATCATACTACAAAGCTTGTACAAAGAAGCTAGAAAGCTTTCATCATAAGCCATACAGAAAATTTGCATTACGAGTATCTGCCTCCGAGTTGGAAAAATTGGGTGCTATTTTGAAACTTGTTATTAAGTCGACACGATCCATTTCATGATGACACATAAAGGGAAGGTACCATGCAATCTCTTTTCTTCTGCTGCTGGTTGCTGATGTCTCTTCTTTTTACGTCTAAGCTCCTTCTTATGCgttctttttttcatgataGGTGCTGCTGTGTTTTTGTCTGTTAATTATCTTTATATTGTTAGTGGCATGCCGTAATAGTCCAATGCCTTTGCATTTCCTCTCTTCTTGGGTCGCTTGTTTTGTTGCTTGAGTTTCTGTGTCTGGTATGCTGCTTCCTCAGTTTCTTCTTTGTATGAGCTTTCAGTTTTGTTGTGGTTTGCTGCTTGAGAATTCAGATGTTTCGGAGAGCTTCTATTTTTGCTGCCTTGGAGTTTGGCTTCTGCCCTTTTGGTGCCACTTTCTTGCTGCTGGTCTAGTTGTTGAGTACTGTCTCTGCtactcttgtttttctttccttttcttttggtggCCCTTGTGCTccctgtttgtttgtttgttcatCTTTGTCGTTCCACTGTCTAGGAACTTATTCTTTGCTTCCTTGTTGCTCATTAATGAATCCCTTCGagcaatcaagaaaaaaaaatttcagagaGCAAAAATGAAAAACTGGTAGCATCATTTCCTCCTTTGAgagaattttcctttctttactGGTTTGTTCACATGTTTAGCACTAAAAGCAGGGTTACAAAGCTGCGTCTTTGGATGGGCAGGCTGCCAGAAACCAACTTGTGCTAATAAATTCTGCTCCCCTTTAATCTGATAAAGTTCCATGCACGTCTAGCAGAATAAACACCATCAGCACTCGACTTTCAAAAGAAACCATCTTTAATCATCAAATTTGTGGAAAAAAATACATCACAAATAGTTCCCTGGATGTCAACCAATGCAGCTAACCTTTCACTAGTCCAATactatttattcttctttataatatcaaaagacTTTTGTGTTAAAAGGATACCAGAATGCTGCATTGTGCTCATACCATGTTTCTTGACTAGAAGCTGGTAAGCATGACGAGTCTCGCCAAAGAAGAGTAGCATTCCCGTTACTTATTGTATGTTCTGTTTGTCCAAAATATCCCCTTCTTCAAGAATTTTTCTCCAGCTCCAAGACACAGAATTAAGACTCGGAAGCTTCCACCTCTAGGCTTGTATGCTGCAACCTAAGTACCCACCCACAAGGATCTTGTCTTCAAAAAAACTCCATATGCACCTCATAACACATGCTTATTTCAATGAGCgtttcattcatttttctttattcatgaTGGTTCATAAAATTTATGTAGATATTGAACATGGAGACTGAGATACTAGGTTGCTTGAGATATAAACTGGGCTATCCTACCGTGAAGACATTCTTGAGGTAAGAGCACTATGAATACGGTCATTTATAATCGCATTTATAACACAGAATCATACTAATTGATTGGTctaatattgtatatatatattttgatttattggtTTGCAGGATATTCTTGGATAAAGTCCAAAAAGATTATGAAGTGAGAGATCCATGTCTTCATAGtgaatatgtttttgtattgGAGAGTTTATTTGTTGGCTTAATTACTTCTATCTTGTTTACCTCTCATAGGAAAAGAACCTCCAGCTTGAGCACATGGCATCCTATATAGCTGATCTGAGTTTAGTGGAACATGAATGTTGCAAGTTCAAACCTTCTTTACTGGCTTCATCTATTATCTTTctcatcaaatttttaattcagCCAAACTCGCAACCGTGGGTAAGAGTCTAtttctctataatattattttgtggTAATATTCCATGTGAGTGCGTTCTAACAGATTTCTGCACAGAGTTCTACGTCGGAGCAACGATTTCGTTATATGGCAAGTGATATGAAGGAATGTGTGAACATTTTATATGAGTTGCGTTCGGGTAAAAGACACAGAACGCttgaaataagagaaaaataccGGCGAGACCAGGTATTTTTGTCTTTTGGAGCATTCAAAGCTACATTCATATTGTTTGGGATTCATTTTCAAACATTGGATTGCATTTGGAACAGTTCTTAGGTGTGGCAAAATCTCCCCTGCCAGAACTATCtccttctattttttatgattgcTTGAAGGATGTGGGGCTGTGACTGAAGGATGTGGTGCAACACACGTTAGGAGCTTTGCAGCAGAGTTGGTTTGGTGTTGGAACATTGGGGAAATGCAATCAGTTGTATTCTGGCTAGAATTCAGGGTTAGTGAACAGGTTGTGTGGGTTATTGATGCTGGGTATCTTGCGGTGGTAATGAATTGTTCAGGTTTTGTGGTggtattagatttaataatttgttttgtctttgttttttttagttattccAGTTTTATGATTCAGATTATGAGTGACgcgggtaatttttttaatgatttttttttcaactttattttttaatattggattaattgggagttagatttcataattgtttttttatacatatacttTCTGTGTAGTTATCCTAGTCTCATGACTCAAGTCGTGATTTTTGTGAGTTAATCatgttgacttgagttttttttgttattttttaattgaatatttttttctaatttcatccttcaacattaagttaattgagaattgaactttataatttcttttattttcttttttatggatttatctTGGTCTCTTGACTCgggtttggtaggttaacctggattgactcgggttttttttttcaatttaatccttaagcatttggttgaatgagaattgaactttatattttttttaatttgttttctatatgatTATCATGGTCTTATAACCCGAGAGTTAAGCCAATTGACTCTAGTTCCTTTTTTTAGCtgaatatcttttaattttattcttcaatattaagctggttggaaattaagttttgtaatttattttggtttgcgcTCTATAAAGTTATCCCTTATCTCATGACCTAAGTCGTGGGTTTGGTCAGTTGACGTTGTtggttttttatcctttttttaatttcatccttcaacattggattgattggaaattaagattcataatttattttgatttttttttttatagattttcttGGTCTCATGAACCAGATTTAAcaagttttagttatttttttttatttcatcatttagtattaggttgattgagaaccgaatttaataaaaaaatattttttttctatagaagtTATTAAGATCTCATGATCTGAATAgtaaatttaataagttaactcgagttgatttagatagatttaatatgttattattttaatattttaaaaaaatattatcttaattttttttatcaaactatatttttattgattatttaaattatttttttaatctatcaagtcaataatatcaaatcaaataatcagtgaaaaaaaaatcccatacacctaaatatttttcttacatctaaaaaaaaaacttgatgtaATCCGTAGCTTAAGGCGGGCAATAATCTAGTGCAAACCTATATGAGAAACCCAACTAATGTAGAAGAAGCTCTACAAGATTAACAAATCAAGTAGAGACAGGTAATTGATACATAcagaagttaaaataaaaaataaaaaattggaaaCCCTCAAACGGGGTAATTAAAGTAattacttgtttgtttttataataaaaccatgaaaattATAAGGATATGATGGggacattaaaacaattaaaaatatatattttaaaacaaaaacaattcatttttttctcaaacatttttttttttttaaaaaaaaaaaaacaagcatgcTCTAATTAACATACAATGCTGGAGGCCTTGGGGGCTTCGGCTTTTAGGTTCTTCATTGGATTGGTGCCCCGGCCGGCTGGGCTAATTTttttcactgaaaaaaaaaattatactaagACGAGCGTaagtgtttttaagaaaaaaatctccGAGGAACTCgtatatttgaaaacaaattattttggttttgaaaCTTGTTGTGGATGGATCAGCCACGGGTATGTGAAAAATTTGTAAGAGGTTTTCTTACCTGTGTTCTTATCATTCTCTTTGTTGTTTTCTGAGTACTGTTCATGCGCTGCCCTGGCCTGGCTATAATCTGTGCGTATGTGACTGCCAGTATCAGCATTGCAGGTGGATTGGTGCAGGAGCTTTTGGTAAGGTGTACCAGGCTATCGACACCAAAATCAACTGCGTTGTAGCTTTGAAGCTTACAGAGCTTGAAGGTGATGGTAATGATGGAGGTGTACCGGCTGTGTCACTCAGAGAGATGTCCGTCCTGAAGGAGATGGACCATGAAAACATTATTAAGTATAAatgtgaattattattattattatatgactTTCTTTCCTTCAtggtattattgttgttgtttaaaAATCCGCgctcaattttcaatttgtCCTTGAGCTTTGAATTGATGCTattcttgaatgattttttgGGAGGGACAGGTTGTTGGATGTGGTGCACCAAGATGGCAAGAGATTGACtctagtttttgaatttatggATGGAGATTTGCTCGAATTTATGAAAGCACACCCAGATCGTTTCAGTGACTCAAATCTAATCAAAGTAAGTTAAGTCCCTCCCCTACATGCTACAGTACCCACAGTTTCACATGGAAAAAGATTTGGTTAACTATATGGTTCTGTAGTATGTTCACTGTCTATCTTTGTATGTTGATGCGTGGGCAAGTCAGGAATTTGTTGTTCCTGGATTTTGAATTATCGAATAGAATTTGCAAAGCTCTATCATTTACCTCTTCTTCGGTTTTGTTTTTCAGCTGCTTTCTGTGGCTTAGCATTCTCTGTTGAAGAATGAGGTTGGTGGAGATTCTTTTGCCAAATATGTAATACTTGTGTGTTTGTTTACTTCATTTTCAGAGACTCCTTGGTCAAATTCTCTCTGCTGTTGATCATTGTCATTCTCGAAGGGTTTTCCATCGAGATTTGAAACCAGCAAATTTGCTAGTAAATCAGAAAAATTACACACTGAAAGTTGCTGATTTCGGATTGGCTAAAGCATTCAGCATTCCACAAAAAAAATGCACGCCTCAGGTATTTTTAACAATTagggtatatattttttttggaaaagattAGGGCATATATTTGCACAACATTAAATACCATTATTCTGATTTATTGAATCTGGAATAGTTACACATGTCCTTGCATGAGCATCCAAACTTCAATTAAAGAACTGCGCTTCATTGAAAAACTCCTGTGATTTTTTCTTAGGTTTCCCTCCTGCTTCAAGGAAAAACCATGAAGTTGGAAATACCAGGAGCATGCTCAATATTGCTAATACATGAACACATCACAAACCCACAATTCTAATGACTGggaaacttcattttctttgtatttgcaTATCTGGGCTAACTGTCATTCTTATCCTCTACAGTGCATAACGCTTGCGTACAGAGCACCAGAAGTATTGCTGGGATCAACAGAACATTATGTTGCTGCTGATATGTGGTCGGTAGGATGCATATTTGCTGAGATGGTGAATCAGGAGCGATTGTTTGATACCGTGAATTTGAAGAGGGACCCTGATAGAGATTTTAAGAAGGAGCAATTGAGCTTAATTTTCAGGTTTATATAGCCTTGCTGCGCTGAGTCgctcttcttttttctaaaattaaacatatttcATCTGCGAGCCatgtttatttctattttcatttaatCCCATTTTGAATCTATTCCCAGACAATGAAATCACTATTAATTTGTGGGCGGAAATTAAAGTGTTGTAAATGGCAATGAGGGTGTCTTGTTTTTCTGCATCTTGGCAACATGAGACTTAAAATGACAGCTGAAGCTTGGCTTAAACTAAATTTACTAAGATGTCTTCATGCTCGGATAGTTTCTACAAGGAAAACTTTCCATCTAATACTTGTTAATGCGAATATGAAAaattgtttcttattttaacCTAAACCTGCAAAATGAGTAAAGCAAAAGCTAAATGTAAACTTGTCTCCCAGCTGCTTTACATGCATACTATTTTACATTAACTTGTTATTGTTTATGTCAAGTATACTGGGTACTCCAGAGCAGGATTCGTTTATTGGAATCACTTTTCCTGATTGTCTGTCTAACTTCCCAGAGCATCAGCCTCCGGTAATTAATTGGCTTCCTTACTGAAATATCGTTCATTATCACCAACTCCAAATCTCAACATTCTCAAGAGAGAGTCTgtaattaagaattttatttcttctcttttgttaCAGGAACTGAGAGTTGTTGTTCCAACACTTGGATCAACTGGAATCGACCTTCTTTCGGTAAGTATGATTCTCATTTGCTTAGCTCCCCAACCACACCTGGAAGGTATTTACGGTTCAAGCCCTAATGACCTAGATTAGCTTCTTTGTTCTCTTTTGACCAAATAGTGCTGGTATTCTATCATGAacatcttcaatttattttttattttttattgtacaaTAATGAATTGCAAACAGAGGAACAGGGACgtcgtcatttttttttactatttattatttgtattctatCATGCTGCAGAAAATGCTATGCTTGGATCCTGAAAGAAGAATAACCGCTGCTGCTGCGCTTCGTCATGAGTACTTCCGGGATATTGCAGGGCAGTAAGAATTGCAAATTGAATTAACTGGACTAGTAATTTTTCACTCTTATCTTCTCTAGTTTGAATGTTGGAAAACTTGTTCTTCGTGCATGTGTTGTGTGTGTTACAGTATGTAGGTGAATGAGGGGATGGATTTTGATCTCAGAGTTCAGTAGTCAATTGTGTTTCATGTCCAAGGATAGTCAATagtatgaaatataaaaatacaagtcaGCTTGTTCCCGGCTATTGCGATCTCATTTTGATGCTTTGATTGCCGGAAAAGGAACATATTGTGCCTGGAAGTTTCACtggaaaaattgattttttttttaattaatatgagtattTGGATCAATTTgcgtgtatctcgactaataATACTGATCCTAAATTTtatgaccatgtaagcctctagtggctcTAAGGGAACTTAAACTCATGACCATTTAGGAGCCAACCTAAAATCTGACCAGTTGAGTTATCTCTCGATTTGAAAAACTCGATTTCTAATTGAGCAGATTAAGGAtaacattttaatttgcttaaacatactaacattaaaataaaaatctgaccAGTTGAGTTATCTCTCGATTTGAAAAACTCGATTTCTAATTGAGCAGATTAAGGAtaacattttaatttgcttaaacatactaacattaaaataaaaatctgaccAGTTGAGTTATCTCTCGATTTGAAAAACTCGATTTCTAATTGAGCAGATTAAGGAtaacattttaatttgcttaaacatactaacattaaaataaaatactattttacggattttattattgatttctaGTTTGATGGGTTGacacattttagtttttttttttctttgatttttgtttttatttatttaattaatatggttATGACTCTGTGCcagttaatttaaaacttaggttaaataacaaatttaattgagaatttttaaatttgaattgttgtAATGAGTTTAATGATAaacaagctatttttttttcattttaaaaaatatagagtcagtttaattatttatataaataattaatcaggttaatatattattttaattgttttattaaaaaaaattgtgttgttgCTGAATTATGAAGATAAGGTTGCGGGTTTGAGACCTGAAAACACGATATTTGTTTtcaggggagagagagaaaaaaacactagCTTGGGCCATTACGTCTACGTGAGATCTAAGTGTTTGGGTTTCTTGTGTCAGGTCTTTTGGgggttttttattggtttttttctctttttttttattttatatgtatttttttaaaattccctCATTTGTGCTAATAATATGCATTAATCcggtgaaaaaataaaactgatttttcataattattaaaattaaatgaaatgaaatgaaaattgatctgttcataatataattaacttaattaaaattttattatttataaaaaatcatttttttaaaaaaaacagcattaTTTTAAACTTATTCAGTTAATTCacctaattattttaaatttattcggTTTAATAACTTTACCCATAAATAGCAAAAACATCAATTGTATGATTGTAGAACACCATTAATTGACCAACAAGACATGGAGGAGGTTGAACAGTCCTGTTCTTTCCGCACCTAATTAAGATTTATCCTTTATAATAAAATACTCAACATAACTTAACCAATTAATTTACAAATGGCACAGGTAACTTTAATTAATACTGCAAAGTTCCCTTCCCTGCCTCCctaattcttttcattttattttagttaaaataagaATTCATTTCCTAAAATCTGTTGGGCATAGGAATTATAGCAatgaacaaacaaataaataatgattgtATTAATGGAAtaaaagcaaacaaacaaataaatccttgattttattaatcatgaaaatagttttaaataatTGATAGCATTGGGATTATGATGTCTGAAGATTCAAATCTCAAatgaaatattgaaaatataattctcCTTAATTAATTGTGATGGAGATAATTGGtttttaatccaattaatttaataattatatttaaaaatcggTCCAGAAATATCATCACGtgagcataaaattaaaaggttaaTCATTATGGTTAATATATAGATAATTTTAGgagtgataaaattatataacatCCATGAAAATTTAGTCAAAACTGAAATTTGAaatctaataacaaataaattataaaaaccctCCAcagtcttttcttttctttttgttataaaCCCTCCACAGTCTTTAATCCTCCGATCATCTTTatagtaaaatgaaaaattattaatgctGTGTGCTGACGAGGCAAAAATGCCACTGAAGAAGGGGCAAAGGGTGAgctaatcttcttttttttccttttatttttcttgcttttgatAACCAATCAAATCTTTAACTTGCAAAGAATTTAGGCAGCACGTCGTCTTCTGAGCAAAAGTGTCGGTGAGAGAGTATGTACACAGTATACTACAGTGTTGTGTGGTACTCTCTCTAGATAGACAGACATGTATAGCGAGAGTGAGACAGAATATGCTGTATCTGCTCTGTCTCTCTCTGCTTAGCTTTCCATTTCAGCTTCGTCTCCACCTACTCATTTACACCACCTGCACCAAATATGCTTTAACACAACAAAACACACAAACCCCATATAATTAGggccttaaaaaaaagaacttgttCACTTGTTGTCAACTAAAACCTCTCTCTTTATTCACATTAACTGTAGTTAGAGAGCAAGAATGGGTGTGGATTTGAGACAAGTGGTTGCTGGGGTGCTGACTCTAACTATGTTTGTGATGCTTGGTAACATGATCAAGAGAGACCATTTTGATTCTGTTGAAGTATGTCCCTTTCAGCCCTTCTTCATAAGTTTCTATAATACTTGATTTTATGTGTGTAGGTGATCTTTTGGTCATTCAAGTTTcgaattttttcttatttgaagcTGTGTTTCTTGATGGGGTTTTAGTGTGGATTTAGATCTTTAAACCCTTTTGAAAGCTCACTGTGATAATTCCCACTTTGCATCTGACAAGTAGTGTTCTTGTAGTTCAGTGCAGTAAGATCTACATGTTCTTGGCCCAAATGTCTTGGCTTTATGGTGCTTAtaccttaatttttctttctttgtcacATTCTCATGAGTCTTTGGTTGTTTGTTTCAgtcaattttgttcttttgtcaAGTTTGTGTTAGATCTTTAAGGTATTGTCACTGttgtattaatttgtttaattagtgACTTTTATCTtacatttttggattaaaatttgaGCTGAGGTGCTGCGTTTATTTCTCCTCTGAGCTACTGATGATATAGAAAAAGCGAAGAAACCGAATTACTTTTTTGCTCTCTAGTTGTTTAGGCTCTCAAAAGCTCTGGtcttttttatgattctttCCTGGAGCAAAGTGAGATTCATAATTACAGGGTTTGATAATTTTCACTTCTTACTTGAGCCATTATCATCTGGAGCATGCTTTCTTGCGAGTTTAATATTTTGGAATCCAAGGAAGCTTTTGATAAATTTCATTCTATGAAGAAACATGTCATCCAACCATCATTTTCTGTGGATCTATATGATTctccttttcattattttgtattttgttttgtgaAAGGGGAAATTTCCAGGAGTTAGGGACGTCGAGTTTGATAGCGAGAAGGTTTCAGATCAGGGTCTTGTGACATTTTCCAAAAAGAGTACAAATGGGCCATGGATTCAGAGCGGCCAAGAGCTAAAACCATGTTGGAAAGAGTCAACTTTTGGTAGGTTTACTTGTGATCTTGATAATTACCTAGAGTTTTGTGTGGTATTTATTCCTATATATGCACTCACTGATATACTAAGCATTCTTTTTGTGTGGtatttattcttatatatgCACTCACTGATGCACTAAGCATTCTTTTATAATGTTTCCCTACCACTTCTCATGAATTCTCACCGATTTAACAGATGAGGTAGAGCCAAAAGGGTTTGTCACTTTGTCATTAACTAATGGTCCTGAGTACCACGTCTCACAGGTATCTGAAGTAGCCATTTAAACTTTCTTTTCGTTCACAGAAGGATTCTGCCTTCATTGTTTTCAAATGAGTGAAACATCTGCTTTCCATTCTTGCTCCTCTCCTCCAGACATTAACATATCTTTGCCGGTGATTGCATTTTTCAGATTGCTGATGCAGTGGTGGTAGCAAGATATATTGGAGCAACTCTCGTACTTCCTGACATTAGGGGAAGCAAACCAGGAGATGAAAGGTTAGCAGCATGTCACTTTCATGACAATCACcctgttgggtt is a window of Populus nigra chromosome 10, ddPopNigr1.1, whole genome shotgun sequence DNA encoding:
- the LOC133704862 gene encoding G2/mitotic-specific cyclin C13-1-like isoform X1, which produces MLLFAPCRSSQSLLCCVLVGFAGRSSVSIVCCELLRLQRNMDEQESSKKREPLSAMEEERPSKVQKNEELTAPEEIDNRVIEYLYGMEEELLLKKMNFEQRMGIDDTLSIYRAKIVDVLALLSCRLGLDQDTLHTAFSYYDRYNSLNPVVDTDKLELIGVSSLYIAGKYEERAGMKQSFYFVQFMDSPIADGQILNMETEILGCLRYKLGYPTVKTFLRIFLDKVQKDYEEKNLQLEHMASYIADLSLVEHECCKFKPSLLASSIIFLIKFLIQPNSQPWSSTSEQRFRYMASDMKECVNILYELRSGKRHRTLEIREKYRRDQFLGVAKSPLPELSPSIFYDCLKDVGL
- the LOC133704862 gene encoding G2/mitotic-specific cyclin C13-1-like isoform X2; translation: MDEQESSKKREPLSAMEEERPSKVQKNEELTAPEEIDNRVIEYLYGMEEELLLKKMNFEQRMGIDDTLSIYRAKIVDVLALLSCRLGLDQDTLHTAFSYYDRYNSLNPVVDTDKLELIGVSSLYIAGKYEERAGMKQSFYFVQFMDSPIADGQILNMETEILGCLRYKLGYPTVKTFLRIFLDKVQKDYEEKNLQLEHMASYIADLSLVEHECCKFKPSLLASSIIFLIKFLIQPNSQPWSSTSEQRFRYMASDMKECVNILYELRSGKRHRTLEIREKYRRDQFLGVAKSPLPELSPSIFYDCLKDVGL
- the LOC133706061 gene encoding cell division control protein 2 homolog B-like isoform X1; the protein is MDQPRVCEKFYQHCRWIGAGAFGKVYQAIDTKINCVVALKLTELEGDGNDGGVPAVSLREMSVLKEMDHENIIKLLDVVHQDGKRLTLVFEFMDGDLLEFMKAHPDRFSDSNLIKRLLGQILSAVDHCHSRRVFHRDLKPANLLVNQKNYTLKVADFGLAKAFSIPQKKCTPQCITLAYRAPEVLLGSTEHYVAADMWSVGCIFAEMVNQERLFDTVNLKRDPDRDFKKEQLSLIFSILGTPEQDSFIGITFPDCLSNFPEHQPPELRVVVPTLGSTGIDLLSKMLCLDPERRITAAAALRHEYFRDIAGQ
- the LOC133706061 gene encoding cell division control protein 2 homolog B-like isoform X2, whose product is MDQPRYQHCRWIGAGAFGKVYQAIDTKINCVVALKLTELEGDGNDGGVPAVSLREMSVLKEMDHENIIKLLDVVHQDGKRLTLVFEFMDGDLLEFMKAHPDRFSDSNLIKRLLGQILSAVDHCHSRRVFHRDLKPANLLVNQKNYTLKVADFGLAKAFSIPQKKCTPQCITLAYRAPEVLLGSTEHYVAADMWSVGCIFAEMVNQERLFDTVNLKRDPDRDFKKEQLSLIFSILGTPEQDSFIGITFPDCLSNFPEHQPPELRVVVPTLGSTGIDLLSKMLCLDPERRITAAAALRHEYFRDIAGQ